One Helicoverpa armigera isolate CAAS_96S chromosome 12, ASM3070526v1, whole genome shotgun sequence DNA window includes the following coding sequences:
- the LOC110383918 gene encoding proliferation-associated protein 2G4 gives MADDKEVEKTIAEDLVVTKYKLAGQIVNRVLEQLITKCVPDASAREICEYGDKLILDETSKVFKKEKDSKKGIAFSTCVSVNNCICHFSPIPSENDYILKEGDLAKIDLGAHIDGFIAVVAHTVVVGGGEASGRAADVLLAAHYASEAALRMLRPGNENYAITEVVQKITAEFGCKPVEGMLSHQLKQFRIDGEKSIIQNPSEAQRKEHEKATLETYEVYAMDVLVSTGEGVGREMDTRCTIYKKTDEVYQLKLKASRMFYSEVRNKHGSMPFNLRSFDKETSARLGVVECVNHKLIEPFQVLYERSGELVAQFKFTVLLLPSGTHRITGLPFDKSTCKSERSIKDPELNALLNSSAKSNKKKKKKTGAEEPMEVETVA, from the exons ATGGCTGACGATAAAGAAGTTGAGAAAACTATTGCGGAAGACTTGGTTGTAACCAAGTACAAACTAGCTGGACAAATTGTTAATC GTGTCCTGGAACAGCTAATCACGAAATGTGTGCCTGACGCTTCCGCCAGAGAGATATGCGAATATGGTGACAAGCTCATTCTAGACGAGACTTCAAAGgttttcaaaaaagaaaaggaTTCCAAGAAGGGTATAGCGTTCTCAACATGCGTCTCGGTGAACAATTGTATATGTCACTTCTCGCCGATACCTAGCGAAAACGATTATATCCTCAAGGAGGGAGACCTAGCCAAGAT AGATCTTGGCGCACACATAGATGGGTTCATTGCGGTGGTCGCCCACACTGTTGTTGTCGGTGGAGGTGAGGCATCAGGAAGAGCTGCTGATGTCCTCCTTGCTGCCCATTATGCTAGTGAAGCCGCCCTGAGGATGTTGCGGCCTGGTAATGAG AACTATGCAATAACCGAAGTAGTGCAAAAAATCACTGCGGAGTTTGGCTGCAAGCCTGTTGAGGGTATGCTGTCACACCAGCTGAAGCAGTTCCGCATTGATGGAGAGAAGAGCATCATTCAGAACCCTTCAGAGGCACAGCGTAAGGAACATGAGAAGGCAACTTTGGAGACTTATGAAGTTTATGCAATGGATGTATTAGTTTCTACTGGTGAAGGAGTT GGCCGAGAAATGGATACCAGGTGTACAATATACAAGAAAACTGACGAGGTTTATCAACTGAAACTGAAGGCTTCAAGAATGTTCTACAGTGAG GTACGCAATAAGCACGGCTCAATGCCCTTCAACCTTCGAAGCTTCGATAAGGAGACCAGTGCGAGATTAGGCGTCGTCGAGTGTGTAAACCACAAACTCATTGAGCCGTTCCAG GTGCTGTATGAACGTTCAGGAGAGCTGGTGGCGCAATTCAAGTTCACAGTTCTGTTGTTACCGAGCGGTACGCACCGTATCACCGGCTTGCCCTTCGACAAAAGTACGTGCAAGAGTGAACGCAGTATCAAGGACCCTGAACTTAAC GCACTTCTCAACTCGTCTGCAAAATCCaacaagaagaagaaaaagaaaactggTGCTGAAGAGCCCATGGAAGTCGAAACTGTTGCCTAG
- the LOC110384025 gene encoding MICOS complex subunit MIC13 homolog QIL1, producing the protein MLRFGIKSAVLGSAVYYTIDKGVWRDSATTNALYEELEKGVSPYVGELKKQIPYELPPLPSNDRVSYLFKYYWNSGVKATFSFLVDLPEHTSKAATKAYDYISTALDGTEQSTTAKQENK; encoded by the exons ATGTTGAG GTTCGGAATAAAATCAGCTGTGCTTGGCTCAGCAGTATACTACACCATTGACAAGGGAGTCTGGAGAGATAGTGCCACAACCAACGCTCTTTATGAAGAACTTGAAAAAGGTGTTTCACCCTATGTCGGTGAACTTAAAAAACAGATTCCCTATGAG TTGCCACCACTACCATCAAATGATAGAGTTTCATACCTGTTCAAATACTATTGGAACAGTGGAGTGAAAGCCACATTCAGCTTTTTAGTTGATCTCCCTGAGCACACTAGTAAAGCTGCAACTAAGGCTTATGACTACATTTCTACAGCTCTCGATGGAACTGAACAAAGCACAACGGCTAAACAAGAAAACAAGTGA